A single Fusobacterium hominis DNA region contains:
- a CDS encoding response regulator transcription factor, whose protein sequence is MNILISQRDEKTAQYIANGLKELGHRTNYVESLETIKVLESLTSYDLVILDTNVDDISGIEICRYIRQQSKHTGIIFISNDDEIQIKLRAFEAGADDYLIRPFAFLELVARIKSVMRRKDHVVSDDENILKVGSLVLNYHTRQVKRGDKNIELTTKEFLLLEYFMKNKNILLTRTIIKEHIWGIDFINDTNIVDVYITHLRNKIDKGFDTKFFYTIRGAGYMLKG, encoded by the coding sequence ATGAATATCCTTATAAGTCAACGTGATGAGAAGACGGCTCAATATATTGCAAATGGATTGAAAGAGTTGGGCCACAGAACAAATTATGTAGAGAGTTTAGAGACCATAAAAGTTTTAGAAAGCTTGACTTCTTATGATCTTGTAATTCTTGATACTAATGTAGATGATATATCTGGAATAGAAATTTGTAGATATATTAGACAACAAAGTAAACATACTGGTATTATTTTTATCTCAAACGATGATGAGATACAAATAAAATTAAGAGCCTTTGAAGCTGGAGCAGATGACTATTTGATTAGACCTTTTGCTTTTTTAGAATTGGTAGCAAGAATAAAGTCTGTAATGAGAAGAAAAGATCATGTTGTAAGTGATGATGAAAATATACTAAAAGTAGGTAGCTTAGTTTTAAATTATCATACTCGCCAAGTAAAAAGAGGAGATAAAAATATAGAACTTACTACTAAAGAGTTTTTACTTTTAGAGTATTTTATGAAAAATAAAAATATTTTATTAACAAGAACCATAATAAAAGAGCATATATGGGGAATAGACTTTATTAATGATACAAATATAGTAGATGTGTATATTACACATCTAAGAAATAAAATAGACAAAGGCTTTGACACAAAGTTTTTTTATACAATAAGAGGAGCTGGCTATATGCTGAAAGGATGA
- a CDS encoding tRNA lysidine(34) synthetase produces the protein MEAKKREILGEIEGKGFGKTIWSPIGRAMHDYNMIEEGDRIAVGLSGGKDSLTTLNAIYRVKQITQLNFEIIPIHIHPDTDRESYEHIKEYCEKLGLTLQIEHTNLSDMLFGENKVKNPCFLCGRIRRGILYRMMREQNINKLALGHHKDDIIETFLMNVFYQGNMKMMLPSYISEEYGVRVIRPLSYVEEKDIIRYVKKQNLPVVKSDCPYETSENSKRLRVKNLIKDLTMENKDVRSVIFNSIKPMLEK, from the coding sequence ATGGAAGCAAAAAAAAGAGAAATATTAGGAGAAATTGAAGGAAAAGGTTTTGGTAAAACTATTTGGAGTCCTATAGGTAGAGCTATGCACGATTACAACATGATAGAAGAAGGAGATAGAATAGCAGTAGGATTATCTGGAGGAAAAGATAGTTTAACTACTTTAAATGCAATTTATAGAGTAAAGCAGATTACACAGTTAAATTTCGAGATTATCCCAATACATATTCATCCAGATACAGACCGTGAAAGTTATGAACATATAAAAGAGTATTGCGAGAAATTAGGGCTTACATTACAAATTGAACATACAAATTTAAGTGATATGTTATTTGGAGAAAATAAAGTTAAAAATCCATGTTTTTTATGCGGAAGAATAAGAAGAGGAATCCTATATAGGATGATGAGAGAGCAAAATATTAATAAGCTAGCATTAGGACATCATAAAGATGATATAATAGAAACTTTTTTAATGAATGTCTTTTACCAAGGGAATATGAAAATGATGTTACCTAGCTATATTTCTGAAGAATATGGAGTTAGAGTAATAAGACCGCTATCTTATGTTGAAGAAAAAGATATTATAAGATATGTGAAAAAACAAAATTTACCAGTTGTAAAATCAGATTGTCCTTATGAAACTAGTGAAAATTCAAAGAGATTGAGAGTTAAAAACTTGATTAAAGATCTTACAATGGAAAATAAAGATGTTAGAAGTGTGATCTTTAATAGTATTAAACCAATGTTAGAAAAATAA
- a CDS encoding tRNA lysidine(34) synthetase, whose amino-acid sequence MNKGDLVLESIRTTYRKKIWSKFVKAVKEFNLIEDGDKIAVGVSGGKDSLLLCKLFQELKKDRSKNFEVAFISMNPGFGAMDMDKFKQNLQELDIPCEIFESNVWEVAFREDPEGPCFLCAKMRRGVLYNKVEELGYNKLALGHHFDDVVETSLINMFYAGTIKTMIPKVASTSGKLSLIRPMVYIKEKDIIAYTKRNEIEAMSCGCPIEAGKVDSKRKEIKNLLASLEEKNPNIKQSIFNSMKNINLEYIMGYTRGNKAEKDEE is encoded by the coding sequence ATGAACAAAGGAGATTTAGTTTTAGAAAGTATAAGAACTACATATAGAAAAAAAATATGGAGCAAATTTGTAAAGGCAGTAAAGGAATTTAATTTGATAGAAGATGGAGATAAAATTGCAGTAGGAGTATCTGGAGGAAAAGATAGTCTTCTTTTATGTAAACTTTTTCAAGAGTTGAAAAAAGATAGAAGTAAAAATTTTGAAGTGGCTTTTATTTCTATGAATCCAGGCTTTGGAGCTATGGATATGGATAAATTTAAACAAAATTTACAAGAATTAGATATTCCTTGTGAAATATTTGAATCTAATGTATGGGAAGTTGCATTTAGAGAAGATCCAGAAGGACCTTGTTTTTTATGTGCTAAGATGAGAAGAGGAGTCTTATATAATAAAGTTGAAGAACTTGGATATAATAAATTAGCACTAGGGCATCATTTTGATGATGTTGTAGAAACATCTTTAATAAATATGTTTTACGCAGGAACTATTAAAACAATGATACCTAAAGTTGCATCAACTAGTGGGAAATTAAGTCTGATTAGACCTATGGTTTATATTAAAGAAAAAGACATAATTGCGTATACTAAAAGAAATGAAATTGAGGCTATGAGTTGTGGATGCCCAATTGAAGCAGGAAAAGTGGATTCAAAAAGAAAAGAAATTAAGAATTTATTAGCATCTCTTGAGGAGAAAAATCCAAATATAAAGCAAAGTATTTTTAACTCAATGAAAAATATTAATTTAGAATATATTATGGGTTATACAAGAGGAAACAAAGCTGAGAAAGATGAGGAATAA
- the smc gene encoding chromosome segregation protein SMC, with amino-acid sequence MYLKAIEIFGFKSFGERVFIEFNRGLTSIVGPNGSGKSNILDAVLWVLGEQSYKTIRAKESTDVIFSGGKDKKPMNSAEVSLYIDNSDSFLPIEDEEIKITRKILSSGENEYYINDSKSRLKDIGNLFLDTGVGKNAYSVIGQGKVERIIGSSAKEVKSIIEEAAGIKKFQGQKNEAIKNLSNVDLELEKINLILSEVGERKQKVEKQAGKAQEYLSLKEKRDTLSKKIHLSDLEILKKEVDNNIKLKNELSSDLVNFQNEFTSVNTRLDEIDREKKELKKYIDDIGSKNLELKKIIDDKEREKIKISERIDGYKRELTDREDRLTHSFENIKTKETYLKELRDELASFKEKIQTLESEKSKYEEEILALEKEKSDFDMKREIKKSKIRDLELERLKLINDIENSNKRVNGSSSKIKMFQEEKKEYEEKLNGILQEEKTHKLEYEEKKKTLQDVIKREEFLENEISKVSQRLNKVGELLRNSEYEEKRVTNKLQALLRLEENNEGFFKGVKEILNSKLPGVEGVFISLVDIPEKYEKAISAGIPGNIQDIVVTTSQVAKKAIEILKEKRAGRASFLALDTIKVSPKKSLNINIDGIIGYASDLVKCDKKYQIVVDFLLNNLLVVDKIDTGLQILKTNQFYGNIVTLSGELLSSRGRITGGDSGNSAASQIFERKKEIRLLNEQNTNLKNNIEKYLKENSDLSELLTKFEEEIDKIDSLENEIKKQVKLREDTLRDFEGKISRINKDIKTVDIELENELRYADEFEKKINSSNTEKEKIEFMISNLKSEEENDINENRIINEKIDKIKSTYDDKKILFLNSKDNIEQLTRTLQKEKADYDETINIQNQLKNKVEMLKNEIINLEKNLITLNDELGEIIQQYENKNTDIVSKTSLNEALGDEERNLLKKKQELDSYILHKNDHLKKISEKAEKYSLDIVKIEEDLKELEHIKVDEEIIVDIPNKRQELRNLENNLKNFQDVNILAIEEFKELNERFTFLNTQQEDLVKGKNVLLNLISDIDKTIHDRFYDAYKNIDANFNKMCMETLNNSIGSLNLTNSDNFDDCGVEIFVKFKNKKRQSLSLLSGGEKSMVAIAFIMAIFMYKPSPFTFLDEIEAALDEKNTRKLIGKLKEFNDKSQFILITHNKDTMRESDSIFGVTMNKEIGISKIVPVTF; translated from the coding sequence ATGTATTTAAAAGCAATTGAAATTTTTGGTTTTAAATCATTTGGTGAAAGGGTATTTATAGAGTTTAATAGAGGACTGACTTCTATTGTTGGGCCAAATGGTAGCGGAAAATCAAATATACTGGATGCAGTATTATGGGTATTAGGAGAACAGTCCTATAAAACAATCAGAGCAAAAGAGAGCACAGATGTTATTTTTTCAGGTGGGAAAGATAAAAAACCTATGAACAGTGCTGAAGTTTCATTATATATAGATAATAGCGATTCTTTTTTACCAATAGAAGATGAAGAAATTAAAATAACCAGAAAAATCTTATCTAGTGGAGAAAATGAATACTATATAAATGATAGTAAAAGCAGATTAAAAGATATTGGAAATCTTTTTCTTGATACAGGAGTTGGAAAAAATGCCTACTCTGTTATTGGACAAGGTAAAGTTGAGAGAATTATTGGCTCTTCAGCTAAAGAAGTTAAAAGCATTATAGAAGAAGCAGCAGGAATAAAAAAATTCCAAGGTCAAAAAAATGAAGCTATTAAAAATCTTAGCAATGTTGATCTTGAACTTGAAAAAATAAACTTAATTCTCTCTGAAGTAGGTGAAAGAAAACAAAAAGTTGAAAAACAAGCTGGTAAAGCCCAAGAATATTTATCTTTAAAAGAGAAAAGAGATACTCTTTCTAAGAAAATACATTTATCTGATTTAGAGATATTAAAAAAAGAAGTAGATAATAATATTAAACTAAAAAATGAATTAAGTTCTGATCTTGTAAATTTTCAAAATGAATTTACAAGTGTTAATACAAGACTTGATGAAATTGACAGAGAAAAAAAAGAATTGAAAAAATATATAGATGATATTGGAAGTAAAAATCTAGAACTAAAAAAAATTATTGATGATAAAGAGAGAGAAAAAATAAAAATTTCTGAAAGAATAGATGGATATAAACGTGAACTAACCGATAGAGAAGATAGATTAACTCACAGCTTTGAAAACATAAAAACAAAAGAAACTTATCTAAAAGAACTCAGAGATGAACTTGCTTCTTTTAAAGAAAAAATTCAAACTTTAGAATCTGAAAAATCAAAATATGAAGAAGAGATATTAGCATTAGAAAAAGAAAAATCTGATTTTGACATGAAACGTGAAATTAAAAAATCAAAAATCAGAGATCTAGAATTAGAACGTTTAAAACTTATAAATGATATTGAAAATTCAAATAAAAGAGTTAATGGAAGCTCATCTAAAATAAAGATGTTCCAAGAAGAAAAAAAAGAGTATGAAGAAAAATTAAATGGTATTCTTCAAGAAGAAAAAACGCATAAATTAGAATATGAAGAAAAGAAAAAAACTTTACAAGATGTTATTAAAAGAGAAGAATTCCTTGAAAATGAAATTAGTAAAGTTAGTCAACGTTTAAATAAAGTTGGTGAATTACTTAGAAATTCAGAGTACGAAGAAAAAAGAGTAACTAATAAATTGCAAGCACTTTTACGTCTTGAGGAAAATAATGAAGGCTTTTTCAAAGGAGTTAAAGAGATTTTAAATAGCAAATTACCTGGTGTAGAAGGTGTTTTTATTTCTCTTGTAGATATTCCAGAAAAATATGAAAAAGCTATCAGTGCAGGAATTCCTGGTAATATCCAAGATATAGTTGTCACAACTAGTCAAGTTGCTAAAAAAGCAATTGAAATATTAAAAGAAAAGCGTGCTGGAAGGGCTTCTTTCCTAGCTTTAGATACAATAAAAGTTTCACCTAAAAAATCTTTAAATATAAATATTGATGGAATTATTGGATATGCTTCAGATTTAGTTAAATGTGATAAAAAATATCAAATTGTAGTAGATTTTCTATTAAATAACTTATTAGTAGTAGATAAAATTGATACTGGACTTCAAATTTTAAAAACTAATCAATTCTACGGTAATATTGTTACACTATCTGGTGAACTACTTAGCTCTAGAGGTAGAATTACTGGTGGAGATTCTGGAAATAGTGCTGCTTCTCAAATTTTTGAAAGAAAAAAAGAAATAAGACTACTTAATGAACAAAATACAAATTTAAAAAATAATATAGAAAAATATTTGAAAGAAAATTCTGATTTAAGTGAATTATTAACAAAATTTGAAGAAGAAATTGACAAAATTGATAGCTTAGAAAATGAAATAAAAAAACAAGTAAAGCTACGTGAAGATACTTTAAGAGACTTCGAAGGTAAAATCTCTAGAATTAATAAAGATATCAAAACTGTTGATATTGAACTTGAAAATGAGCTTAGATATGCAGATGAATTTGAAAAGAAAATCAACTCTTCTAATACAGAAAAAGAAAAAATAGAATTTATGATAAGTAATTTAAAATCAGAAGAAGAAAATGATATCAATGAAAATCGTATTATTAATGAGAAAATAGATAAAATAAAATCTACATATGATGATAAAAAAATATTGTTTTTAAATTCAAAAGATAATATAGAACAGTTAACTAGAACTCTACAAAAAGAAAAAGCTGATTATGATGAAACTATCAATATACAAAATCAATTAAAAAATAAAGTTGAAATGTTAAAAAATGAGATCATAAATCTAGAAAAAAATCTAATCACACTTAATGATGAATTAGGAGAAATCATTCAACAATATGAAAATAAAAATACAGATATTGTATCTAAGACGTCTCTTAATGAAGCTTTAGGCGATGAAGAAAGAAATTTACTTAAGAAAAAGCAAGAATTAGATAGCTATATATTACATAAAAATGATCATTTAAAAAAAATAAGCGAAAAAGCTGAAAAATATAGTTTAGATATAGTTAAAATTGAAGAAGATTTAAAAGAACTTGAACATATAAAAGTAGATGAAGAAATAATTGTAGACATTCCAAATAAAAGACAAGAGTTACGTAATTTAGAAAATAATCTAAAAAATTTCCAAGATGTTAATATACTTGCAATTGAAGAATTTAAGGAGTTAAATGAACGATTTACATTTTTAAATACTCAACAAGAAGATCTTGTAAAAGGAAAAAATGTTTTACTTAATCTTATATCAGATATAGATAAAACTATCCACGATAGATTCTATGATGCATACAAAAATATTGATGCTAACTTTAATAAAATGTGTATGGAAACTTTAAATAATTCTATTGGAAGTCTAAATTTAACCAATAGTGATAATTTTGACGATTGTGGTGTTGAAATTTTTGTAAAATTTAAAAACAAAAAAAGACAATCACTTTCACTGCTTTCAGGTGGTGAAAAATCAATGGTAGCTATTGCCTTTATTATGGCAATATTTATGTATAAGCCAAGTCCATTTACATTCCTTGATGAAATTGAAGCTGCACTAGATGAAAAAAATACTAGAAAACTTATAGGAAAATTAAAAGAATTTAATGATAAATCTCAATTTATATTGATTACACATAACAAAGATACCATGAGAGAATCTGATAGTATCTTTGGAGTTACTATGAATAAAGAGATTGGAATTTCAAAGATAGTACCTGTAACTTTTTAA
- the lpxK gene encoding tetraacyldisaccharide 4'-kinase — translation MKILSYIYYLITSIRNFLYDKEILPIHRVPGVEVICIGNITVGGTGKTPAVQYFTKRLQKMGRKVAVISRGYRGKRKREPLLVSDGYEIFATPKESGDEPYIHALNLNVPIIVSSNRYKGCLFAKKHFGVDTIVLDDGFQHRKLYRDRNIVLIDATNPFGWGRLLPAGMLREDFRKAAKRATEFIITKSDLVSEREVERIKKYLKKKLGKEVSTAKHGVTSLCDLKGNQKPLFWIKGKRVLLFSGLANPLNFEKTVISLEPAYIERVDFMDHHNFKKKDIELIQKRAQNMKASFIIMTEKDLVKLPTDVPMDNFFVLKIEFTVLEDNCLKEIGGANKNEEF, via the coding sequence ATGAAGATATTATCGTATATATATTATCTAATAACTTCTATTCGAAATTTTCTTTATGACAAAGAGATATTACCGATACATAGAGTACCTGGTGTAGAGGTTATCTGCATTGGAAATATAACAGTAGGAGGTACAGGAAAAACTCCTGCTGTTCAATATTTCACTAAAAGATTGCAAAAAATGGGACGAAAAGTAGCTGTTATATCACGTGGCTATAGAGGCAAAAGAAAAAGAGAACCTCTACTTGTTAGTGATGGCTATGAAATATTTGCAACACCTAAAGAAAGTGGTGATGAACCATATATTCACGCACTTAATTTAAATGTGCCCATAATTGTAAGTTCTAATAGATATAAGGGGTGTCTTTTTGCAAAAAAACATTTCGGAGTAGATACTATAGTTTTAGATGATGGTTTTCAACATAGAAAACTTTATAGAGATAGAAACATTGTCCTTATCGATGCTACAAATCCATTTGGCTGGGGACGTTTATTGCCAGCAGGAATGCTAAGAGAAGATTTTAGAAAAGCTGCTAAAAGAGCAACTGAATTTATAATAACAAAATCCGATCTTGTTAGCGAACGCGAGGTAGAAAGGATAAAAAAATATCTCAAAAAGAAATTAGGTAAAGAAGTTTCTACTGCTAAACATGGAGTAACTTCTTTATGTGACTTAAAAGGGAACCAGAAACCACTATTCTGGATAAAAGGTAAAAGAGTTCTTCTTTTTTCAGGACTTGCCAATCCCCTGAATTTTGAAAAAACTGTCATATCTCTTGAACCTGCCTACATAGAAAGAGTTGATTTTATGGACCACCATAATTTCAAAAAGAAAGATATTGAACTAATACAAAAAAGAGCTCAAAATATGAAGGCTTCTTTTATTATTATGACTGAAAAAGATTTGGTAAAACTTCCAACAGATGTACCTATGGATAACTTCTTTGTTTTAAAAATAGAATTTACCGTACTTGAAGATAACTGTTTGAAAGAAATTGGAGGAGCTAATAAAAATGAAGAATTTTGA
- a CDS encoding PTS sugar transporter subunit IIA has translation MLQQHFKSKLITYIEEKHTKDEVLEILANLVKNNYESLSQDDSFYTNIIEREKLGSTGIGQGIAIPHTRSEKIIEPVIAVALLKHSVNFNAPDGENVKLVLLVVAPKGQNREYLSLVSELVRTFRNERLKNNVICANNYQELLEAIAELK, from the coding sequence ATGCTACAACAGCATTTTAAAAGCAAATTAATTACATATATTGAAGAAAAACATACTAAAGATGAAGTACTTGAAATTTTAGCAAATCTAGTCAAAAATAATTATGAATCTCTTTCTCAAGATGATAGTTTTTATACAAATATAATAGAAAGAGAAAAATTAGGTAGCACTGGTATTGGACAAGGAATTGCTATTCCACATACTAGAAGTGAGAAAATTATTGAGCCTGTGATTGCTGTTGCACTTTTAAAACACAGTGTAAATTTTAATGCACCAGATGGTGAAAATGTCAAGCTTGTACTATTAGTTGTAGCACCTAAGGGACAAAATAGAGAATATCTTTCTCTTGTTTCAGAATTAGTAAGAACTTTTAGAAATGAAAGATTAAAAAATAATGTAATTTGTGCAAATAACTATCAAGAACTTTTAGAAGCTATTGCGGAGTTAAAATGA
- the nadD gene encoding nicotinate-nucleotide adenylyltransferase gives MRIGIFGGSFNPIHNAHIYIAKYILHKLQLDKVIVVPVGKASHKNLKMVDSKLRFEMCEKAFENEKNIVVSNIEVRTEKTSYTIDTLKKLISIYGGHNEFYEIIGEDSANNLTTWKNYENILKLSKIVVFRRGHYKNIIQHKNIIYLNTPIYEISSTMIREKIKNNEDVSNYLPQDVLKIIKAYNLYK, from the coding sequence ATGAGAATAGGCATTTTTGGTGGAAGCTTTAACCCCATTCATAATGCTCATATATATATAGCTAAATACATATTACACAAATTACAATTAGATAAAGTTATTGTAGTACCAGTAGGAAAAGCATCTCATAAAAATCTGAAAATGGTAGATTCTAAATTAAGATTTGAAATGTGTGAAAAAGCTTTTGAAAATGAAAAAAATATTGTTGTATCTAATATAGAAGTACGTACAGAAAAAACTTCTTACACTATAGACACATTAAAAAAATTAATATCTATATATGGTGGCCATAATGAATTTTATGAAATTATTGGTGAAGATTCTGCTAATAATTTAACTACATGGAAAAATTATGAAAATATTCTAAAATTAAGTAAAATTGTTGTTTTTAGACGTGGTCATTATAAAAATATTATTCAACATAAAAATATTATTTATCTTAATACTCCAATATATGAGATATCTTCTACTATGATAAGAGAAAAAATAAAAAATAATGAAGATGTTTCTAACTATTTACCTCAAGATGTACTTAAGATCATTAAAGCATATAATTTGTATAAATAA
- the yfcE gene encoding phosphodiesterase gives MKFFIISDIHGSAYYLKKALQIFEKEKCDKLIILGDQLYHGPRNLLPLEYSPKEVFEILNQYKDQIIAVRGNCDSEVDQMVLKYPTMSDYSMIVYNNRKIYLTHGHIYNKNNPLPLSKGDIMIYGHFHIPEISDINGNLFLNPGSISLPKNNSEHSFAILEKNKFTIKNLEETVILETFL, from the coding sequence ATGAAATTTTTTATTATCTCAGATATTCATGGTTCAGCATACTATTTAAAAAAAGCTCTTCAAATATTTGAAAAAGAAAAATGTGATAAACTTATTATTCTAGGTGATCAACTTTATCATGGTCCTAGAAATCTACTGCCTCTTGAGTATTCACCTAAAGAAGTATTTGAAATTTTAAATCAATATAAGGATCAAATTATCGCTGTCCGTGGTAACTGCGACAGCGAAGTTGATCAAATGGTTTTAAAATATCCAACTATGAGTGATTACTCAATGATTGTCTATAATAATAGGAAAATATATTTAACTCATGGCCATATTTATAATAAAAATAATCCTTTACCTCTAAGTAAAGGTGATATTATGATATATGGTCATTTTCATATTCCAGAAATATCTGATATTAATGGAAACTTATTTTTAAACCCAGGTTCAATTTCACTTCCTAAAAATAATAGTGAACATTCATTTGCGATTTTGGAAAAAAATAAATTTACTATCAAAAATCTAGAAGAAACGGTTATTTTAGAAACATTTTTATAA
- a CDS encoding DEAD/DEAH box helicase: protein MEKLEQFRNLGLGEKTIKALLKKGFEEPTPIQALTIPALLNGDKDIIGQAQTGTGKTAAFSLPILENFTPNGTIQAIVLTPTRELAGQVCEEMNTLAAGKKIKVTPVYGGQSIELQIRNLKKGTDIVVGTPGRVMDLMDRKLIKLNNLKYFILDEADEMLNMGFVEDIEKILQATNEDKRMLFFSATMPAEILKIAKNHMKEYEILAVKAKELTTNLTDQIYFEVNERDKFEALCRIIDLTKDFYGIVFCRTKNDANELVGRLNDRGYDAEGLHGDISQNYREVTLKRFKAKKINILVATDVAARGIDVNDLSHVINYSIPQEAESYVHRIGRTGRAGKEGTAITFITPREYRRLLQIQKTVKTEIRKERVPEIKDVIQAKKFRLMEDLNDILAQGDYENFKDFAKELLTGENSLDIIAALLKHSYDDILDENSYNEIGEIRLEKTGKVRLFIALGKKTGMNPKKLVDYIISKAKVDNRKLKNVEVFENFSFVSVPFAEAETILAAFNEERNGKKPLIEKAKEKSKDGSSKGNERSAARPVRRRKKENN from the coding sequence ATGGAAAAATTAGAACAATTTAGAAATTTAGGATTAGGAGAAAAAACTATCAAGGCACTTTTAAAGAAAGGATTTGAAGAACCAACTCCTATACAAGCTCTTACTATACCTGCTCTTTTAAATGGAGATAAGGATATAATAGGACAAGCTCAAACAGGTACAGGGAAAACAGCTGCGTTTTCATTACCAATTTTAGAAAACTTTACACCTAACGGAACTATTCAAGCTATAGTTCTTACTCCTACAAGAGAACTTGCAGGACAAGTTTGTGAAGAAATGAATACTCTTGCAGCAGGTAAAAAAATAAAAGTAACACCTGTATATGGTGGACAATCAATAGAATTACAAATAAGAAACTTAAAAAAAGGAACTGATATAGTAGTAGGAACTCCAGGAAGAGTTATGGATCTTATGGATAGAAAACTTATCAAACTTAATAACCTTAAATATTTCATACTAGATGAAGCTGATGAAATGTTAAATATGGGATTTGTTGAAGATATTGAAAAAATTCTACAAGCTACTAATGAAGATAAAAGAATGTTATTCTTTTCAGCTACAATGCCAGCTGAAATTTTAAAAATAGCTAAAAATCACATGAAAGAATATGAAATTCTTGCAGTTAAAGCTAAAGAATTAACTACTAATTTAACTGATCAAATTTATTTTGAAGTTAATGAAAGAGATAAATTTGAAGCTCTTTGTAGAATAATTGACTTAACTAAAGATTTTTATGGTATTGTTTTCTGTAGAACTAAAAACGATGCTAATGAACTTGTTGGTAGATTAAATGACAGAGGTTATGATGCTGAAGGATTACATGGAGATATCAGTCAAAACTATAGAGAAGTTACTTTAAAAAGATTTAAAGCTAAAAAAATAAATATTCTTGTTGCTACTGACGTTGCTGCAAGAGGAATAGATGTTAATGACCTATCACATGTTATAAACTACTCTATTCCACAAGAAGCTGAAAGTTATGTACATAGAATAGGAAGAACTGGAAGAGCAGGAAAAGAAGGTACTGCTATCACTTTTATAACTCCTAGAGAATATAGAAGACTTCTTCAAATTCAAAAAACTGTAAAAACTGAAATTAGAAAAGAAAGAGTTCCTGAAATAAAAGATGTTATCCAAGCTAAGAAATTTAGATTAATGGAAGATTTAAATGATATATTAGCTCAAGGAGATTATGAAAATTTTAAAGATTTCGCAAAAGAGCTTTTAACTGGAGAAAATTCTTTAGATATAATAGCTGCTCTTTTAAAACATTCATATGATGATATATTAGATGAAAATAGTTATAACGAAATTGGAGAAATCAGACTTGAAAAAACAGGAAAAGTAAGATTATTTATAGCTCTTGGTAAAAAAACAGGTATGAACCCTAAAAAACTTGTAGATTATATTATTTCAAAAGCTAAAGTTGATAATAGAAAACTTAAAAATGTTGAAGTATTTGAAAACTTCTCATTCGTTTCTGTTCCATTTGCTGAAGCTGAAACTATATTAGCTGCTTTCAATGAAGAAAGAAATGGTAAAAAACCACTTATTGAAAAAGCTAAAGAAAAATCTAAAGATGGTTCAAGCAAAGGAAATGAAAGATCTGCTGCAAGACCTGTTAGAAGAAGAAAAAAAGAAAATAACTAA